A DNA window from Synchiropus splendidus isolate RoL2022-P1 chromosome 2, RoL_Sspl_1.0, whole genome shotgun sequence contains the following coding sequences:
- the LOC128754988 gene encoding RING finger protein 122-like encodes MQRSQWCNGLLCFSSSLCSEELCSMTADMYHLPLNIYVIVLGIGLFVFMLSLIICCYLFRLKQQGTREQFSYNEVVLKGASKKLSLLGQTCAVCLEEFRTRDELGVCPCSHAFHKKCLLKWLEIRSVCPMCNKPILRLHTDAAQGAEGPMDPEEV; translated from the exons ATGCAACGATCCCAATGGTGTAACG GCCTGCTGTGTTTTTCTAGTTCTCTTTGCTCGGAAGAATTGTGCAGCATGACGGCGGACATGTATCATCTCCCTCTCAACATCTACGTCATCGTGCTGGGCATCGGCCTCTTCGTCTTCATGCTCAGCCTCATCATCTGCTGCTACCTTTTCAG GTTGAAACAACAAGGAACGAGGGAGCAGTTCAGCTACAATGAG GTGGTGTTAAAGGGTGCAAGCAAGAAACTCAGCCTGCTTGGA CAAACCTGCGCAGTTTGCCTGGAAGAGTTCAGGACCAGAGATGAGCTGGGAGTTTGTCCGTGCTCTCACGCATTTCACAAGAA GTGCCTGCTTAAGTGGCTGGAGATCCGCAGCGTGTGCCCGATGTGTAACAAGCCAATCCTCCGGTTACACACAGACGCCGCTCAGGGTGCCGAGGGTCCCATGGACCCCGAGGAGGTGTGA